The genomic segment CAATTCAATTTCATGTGTGTTTGAGCAGAGCAGAGATACTAAGGGGAGACAGTCACAGTAGAAAAGACTGATGACATTGTAGCCAcagaaggataaattaaaaatctctATGGTGATAAGAAGAGAAATAAATGCACTATAAAGGTAGAGAATTGCCACCAGCACCCGACACATCCTTTGTGACATGAtgactgtgtagagcagaggatgacagatggccacatagcgatcataaGACATTGCTGACAGAATGAATAATTCACTAATGATGAACAAGAGAAAGAAAGCTAGCTGTATAGCACAAAAATAATACGAGATTGTATTTTCATCCACAAGAAAATTGACTAACATTTTGGGTCCCACAGCTGTTGAGTAACcaagatcagtgatagccaggtgtctgagaaaaaagtacatgggagttTGTAGCTTGGAGTCTatcttggtgaggatgatgatgcccaAGTTGCCCACCACTGAGATCATGTAGATGATGAGGAACAGCCCGAACAATGGCGCCTGCAGCTCTGGGCGGTCTGTGATTCCCGTCAGAACGAAATCATTCAGCAGTGTTAGATTGTGTTTGCCCATCTTGGTCTATTAGGAAATCTGTTCTGGATAGAGATGTTAGCACAGCCAGTAGTTTTTATGCAGTATCATCTGGTAGGTTTTTATTATTCAAAAGCAATATGCTAAATGAATAAGATAAATGCAAACTTTCCAATATAGTTATTTGAAATTAAACCCACCTCCCTCAAATAAAGTATAGGCACATGAagatagagatagagagatagggaaagaaggaaagaaagaggaattTAATTTGTTATCAGTTGGGTAAAATTTGCTCCCCAAAGAACATTTGTCAATGCCTGGGACATTTTGGATGTCACAACTAGGAGAAGGGTACTACAGGTATCTAAAGGGAGCCTGGGATGTTACTAAACATTCTACTATATACAGGGTAACTCCACACAATAAGAAAATTTCTAGTCCAAGATGTCACTATGGCAGAAGTGGAGAAATCCTGTATTAAACATAGAGCTAGAGATAGACACAGATAAAGACATAGGCGTAAGTATGTGACAATGTAGATAGatgtacacatacatgcacatatacatatacatgtacatagaTTGGatacctggtggagcagtggctgagagcttggctaataaccaaaaaatgggctttttgaatctaccaggctctccttgtaaaatctctggggcagttctattctgtcctctagagtctgtttgagttggaatcaacttcgtGGCAacgtgtttcattttttattttaatacatatggatatatgaaacaaaaattaaaaaaagttaaaaattttaaGTGGTGTATATATGGATAATTACTGAactttcttttattcatttatataatGACATTTACAAAATTATAATACAAATGtctttttcattataaaaattttaaagggcAAATTCACTAAATGTGTGGAAACATTTAATATGCCTTACTTCAAAACAGAGGCGTATAAAAGCCCTTTTGCCACTGGTGTTACAGACTGACACAAAACACTTGACAGGTATTGAACAGATATATTAACAAGGAAAATCTAATCAATCATGGTGGTGATTATCTGTCTTTTACAGGGAAATATCTAGGTGGTAGATCCATGCAGATATAGGCCCTGTTATATCTCCACTTGTGGGTTATAAAATAAGGtaccttaatttctttattcacATCTGCAAAATGATCACTTCCCTTCAGTGTTTTTGGAGAAATAAAAGACTATTAAATATTTCAATGCATTTACATTATGGGGATATAAGTCTCAAATATCAAGTATATggtggttttgttgtttttaaaatgatgacAATAAGTTACCTGAAAGGAGTTTTCTTTACATATGCATATGTAAATTGTTCTAGCGTGACTTAGCTTCTATGTCAGGTTTATGATGATGAGTAGGTTGGGTAGCCTGTAATCCATGTAACTGAGCCCAGCCCTTCTCTCCCCCATCCTCAACTCCATGACTAAAGTTGGACCATCAGTATGCCAATGTTCTGGGTGATATATCTTCTACTTTAATTAATGCATTTTAGTATAAGCTGATGGACTACTTAcctaaagttcagcagttcaaaaccaccagtggctccctgggagaaagatgtggcagtctgcttccatagttatttacagccttagaaaacctgtggggtcactgtTGCATCAGGATCACCTCAACGGCAGTGCCTTTGAATATAAACTGACTTAAAATATGTCCTGCCCTAGAAGCAGCTTCATTATAACAAACATATACTAAGCTTTTTGTAACAAATCCGATATATTTTCTCATGGAAGTATCTACGATAGTGAAAGGAAATTGAGAAAGTGTGGTCCATGTCACTGATGTTATATAATTTAATGCcattaaaaaattccatttagGTAAAGAAATCCTCTAGCTTAAACTATTAGATAGTACATAATACATATACTTAACATaccacagattaaaaaaagaaaaatgccagaGAAGGATGAGGATGGCAGTATAAGGTAAAAGAGTGAATGGTTTGAAATGATACTACTTACATGAAAATAGCAGTACCAGCAACCTCTGAGTTAGGAATAAGCAAGTAGAAAAATACAATCATATCATATTTAACAATAAAATGGTAACGGGAAAACACACTATCTCACATGAAATGTTGATTGTAAGGTTGTAACCCTAAAGACACATATTGCTTATGTCACAAAAGAAGCCATTGGCCTCTTTCCACCTAAAACagaggagaatgaggaaaaaCAAAGACTTAATGAAGCAATTAACCCAAAGGACatatggcccacatgaaccacagcctcctctatcctgagaccagaagaactagatggttcctggctaccactgcagaccgctctgaccaggatcacaatagaagttcTGGGGCAGAAGTgtgaaaaaaagtacaaaaaattcaaattaaaaaaaaagtccagatttactggtttgaaagaggctggagaaactcCTGGCACAATTGTCCTTAGACAATCTTCTAATGTGAAACAATAGACAATCCCCATGGCCACCTGTCAGCGCAATAACAGACGGGGC from the Loxodonta africana isolate mLoxAfr1 chromosome 7, mLoxAfr1.hap2, whole genome shotgun sequence genome contains:
- the LOC135232036 gene encoding olfactory receptor 8K3-like, encoding MGKHNLTLLNDFVLTGITDRPELQAPLFGLFLIIYMISVVGNLGIIILTKIDSKLQTPMYFFLRHLAITDLGYSTAVGPKMLVNFLVDENTISYYFCAIQLAFFLLFIISELFILSAMSYDRYVAICHPLLYTVIMSQRMCRVLVAILYLYSAFISLLITIEIFNLSFCGYNVISLFYCDCLPLVSLLCSNTHEIELIILISAAIDLISSLLIVLVSYLLVLVAILRMNSAEGRHKAFSTCGSHLTVVVLFYGTLIFTYVQPESSHSFETDKVASMFYTLVIPVLNPLIYSLRNKDVKYGVHRTLKKISNIFSTV